The following DNA comes from Triplophysa dalaica isolate WHDGS20190420 chromosome 10, ASM1584641v1, whole genome shotgun sequence.
TGGGATTCTTTGAGGATGAGACTAAATATAACGTTTCTCTTAAAAAGTGCAGTGCAAGAGAATTTAAGCAAGCGTTGGTACTGAtcaattttaattaataaattcaCTACGCTATGTTGTGATGTGTATGCAAATAAAACCAACCCAAACCAATgatcttttaaaacaataatcaaGAAAATTTTACCATTTATAAAGAGACGCAAGTAGTGTGATGTGTTTCTTTGCTTACGACACAAGTGTCTGACTCTTCCGTATTTATGCTGGAGAGTTTGAAGTCAATTCCCAGAGATTTCATCATCACATCAGATATAAAAGACTCAAcactcattgactcccatattagGATAAAgcacaatggcagtcaaaagtgcctcagaactgtttgctgtccctcattcttcaaaatatcttcctttgtgttcatcggaacaaaaaaatgataaataaatcctattatggcagtcaatgagtgttgagatctgtctggttataagcgttcttcaaaatatatttatttgtcttcatcagaacaaagatattaaaacacatttggagAAGTCAAAGGTGAAACTGAATACAAGTAATATTAATACAACActtcatataaaaacatgtcattctCATCACATTAACTTGAGCTTTACTTACACCTGACATAAACAGTAGATGAAGCATCTGCTCTCACATCACCAGTCTCCCTTTCAGTAACATCAATCTCTGGAGAAACAGAATCTGCCAACACTTCTGCTTCTGTCCTCTCTTCATCTACAACAGCAGCACAtagaagagaaaagagagaaacacatgaacatttctAATATCACAAACAGGCATGTCATATGTCAttcaaagacatatttatatttaatttgtcaaaagaacttgtcaaaatgatttggaGCATCCCGTTACCGTGTGTCATTTGTTTAGAGAGTGGGAGAGTTTGGGAAGAACCAACCTACAAATGTAGCGACATTCCAAAGACTTTCTTTAAGGGGGTGGGGGGTAAATGCTAGTTCATGTATTCCGACTTCTTTACAGCgataaaatcataaatcaaaaaGCTGTATCTGTCATGAAACGTGCGGGGaaagaacccaagtgcaggcagcgGGGATAACAaagaaggtttttttttaaacaataaaacacaaaacaaagacccacggtgGGGTAAAACAGGAACGGACAATAATATAAAAGCACAGAACGAAGACTGACTTAACACTAGACTGATAAACACTTGACTTCCTAGACATGACAGGATAACAGAGACAGGAACATGAGCACAAGTAACAGGTAATCCAGACGAACAATGCGTAGATGCaggcaaacacacagacaaatgtaaatgttaacgcAATGATCgacacaagacaatgaaacatgaggactatttaaaggggagCAAACCAACAGGGAACAGGTGTGAGGCATGAACTGATTAACAAGCAATAACTAGACCAAAAGGCGGGAAACACAGAAgagacacgagaaagcacatggcaggccaatatataaacaaagccatgtctttctcacaaaaAAACCAAGGcaatgccatgactccaccgcaagaccaagaataaatatgacatgatggtggaatcatgacagtatcTGCCttatatattgatatatgttttgcatttcagtcagtgaaataagtatttgatccccaaCAAACTAGCAAGAATTCAggctccacagattggttatgtgctTATATGGagcacagattagtcctgtcactttaagacagaACTCCTACatcagtttttaatgtatataaaagatgcctgctaacagaatctgtatctttcattcaacctctccaccagtATGGTCCAGACCAAATCGGTTTgaaaggatgtcagggacaagattggagacctgcacaaacctcaaataggctacagacagacgcttggtgagaaggagacaactgttggtggCATTATTTGGgaatagaagaaatacaaaaaaactatCAATTGTACTATTGCCTAGACTTCCCCAATGcggtaaagatgatcatgaagCTTGTTAATCATTTCAAGACAGCTGGGACGACAGTTaacaagcaaaccattggtaaaACATTACACCACAATATGTTAAAATCCTGAAGCACCAGCAAGTTCTTCCTGCCAAAAAAGGCTTGTCTGGCTCATCTGAAGTTTCgcaatgaacataaaaatgattaaaataaaggtgctgtGAGATCAAAATGGACTCCAGTGTTTTGCTAATAAttgggtttctccaccaagaaCAAAGCAAATTTTTGctcggggatcaaatacttaattCACTGCtggaaatgcaaatcaatttataacctttaaatatatttttgtctcccagattttttataatctgtctctatcagttaaaataaatctatcataaaaattatgaataacCAATGAATATGTTATAATCTACTGCCATTCAACTTCTTCAACACAGTATTTCAGATCACGTTGTCATCTCAACACTCTCccttgaaatgtatattttgtgatCATCggaatgaaaccttgctactcCATTTTTGCTTTGcggttctttttttataaatcattactattgtTCACCCTTCATTTTTGTCCTTGAGTTAATTGTgatgaaacaaagaaaattgAAGGTACGAGTTATATCAATAGACTCGAGAGTCTTACCTGTGACAATAACACTGAATTGATAGTATGATGGTCCTCCACCTGTGATGAACTGAAGGAATGATTTCAGTCGACTGCTGCTgctgatctttactttatacagTCCAGCGTCttctgttctgatgtttgtgatgatgagagatccagtctgatcatccaccTGCAGTCTGTCTCTGAGTCTCTGTTCATCAGTAAAGAGCTTGTTGTTCATACTGAATATGACTATCACTTTATCTCTAAAGCTCCACTCGATCACATCATCAGACTGGAGTTCAGTGACATCAGACTCAAGAGTGACAGAACTCTTGTTCTCAATCACTGTCTTTTCTTTAACTGTTACAGCAGCACAtagaagagaaacacaagagaaagaaatatgaaCATTATAATCCAGTCAACAGCTAAAGATCATCTACATTGTCTTCAGAGTTTTGACATGCAGGAAATGTGTGACCTGAATGTACTGtaagggtgtgttcacatatgCAATGCTTGGTTcgattaaaacaaactttgttgATTGTTGTGTTAGTgcggtttatttgtgtaagtgtgaacgCTGCCATATGAACCCTGGTGTGCACCAAAGAAGCGGACCGAGATCACTGGAAAGATGGGTCTGGGTACGCTTACACACAAACTATGGCGATTGGttatctgattggtcagatggtctagtctgctttgATTTGTCTATTCATATGGTCATTCATTGCCATTTAGattagatggatggatggatagatggaggGAGGGatcagaagttagacataattaacattgcatataagaatttatagtctgtttaatatttgacctgtgttgtctctcctttatctcaaatgtgtgcgagtgtgtatgtgtgtgtgtgtgtgtttgtgtgtgtgtgcgtatgtgcgtgtgtgtgcgagtgtatgtgtgtgtgtaagtgtgtgtctatgtcaatgtgtgtaagtatgtatgcatattctgtgtgtgtggagcatttgaatgtctgtcttttgttgttttcacctttttcttgtttttacaggtctatatgcctttagttctttttcttgtattcaatgtgtctcatgtacagctgctttgtaacaatgaaaattgtaaaaagcgctatataaataaagttgatttgAGATGGATAGATTATTACAGTATCAGCTGAATTGAAACTCACCCTTTTGTTTCTGAAGTTCATAATTAATGCGGCGAAAAACAATCCCACCAACAACAATACACAGCAGGACAACAAACACTATTCCAACTACACCTCCTGAAGATAGACCTCTATCTGTAATGATAGAGAGAAACACTCAAgatcacatcaaacacacacatattcatgTCAGTTTAAGACAAACACAAGAAATGTAGTTATAGTTTTACAATAGTTTCTACAGTAAAAAAGTTTCAGTGACCCCTGCATGTCATGTGCTGTCAGGTGAACAGGATACAGATGTAgatacttaaaataaagtgtggaTGTTCTTCTGCAGAGGCCTTTTGTTTAGCTCATGATCCCTCTAAATAAACTCATATTCTTGACTATCATGTGGATGTTTAAAGTGCAATAAACTCAAAATCAAGAGTTGAATTCTTAAACTAAATGTTTCACACACAACTGATATTAATATGAGAGAACTGAGATACTCACCACTGACAGAAACACTGAATGTCTTGTATTTTGTGTCTCTATTGCTGCTGATCTTTAGTCtataaagtccagtgtctgtggttttagtgtttgtgatgatgagagatccagtgtGAGGATCCACCTCCattctgtctctgaatctcccaTCAAGAACATCATCATATATTGAGCTCGTACTTTCTTCTTTATCATGTTTAGCTATGAGAACACCAtcatctccaaacctccacagtatcagatcatctctctgtgtttggacatcagtgtgtagagtcacAGAATCTCCCTCAGTCACTGACTTCACATCACCAGCACTGACAACACTTGGAGCAACTACAAGATGGACAGAGATCAGCGTgagatcagaacaaagacatttattcagatttgaacAACTAGAAGGCGAGTAagtgatgagagaattttcattttggcagACGATGAAGTAATTGGTGAAAGTTATTGTCTGTTAACATGAAGTCTAGTATATTTGAGTTTAATTGCTTTTTTatgcttattttaacaacataaaaTTTGTCAATGAGAACATCTCAGCTTATTGGGCTCttaaatactaataaaatacagtatgtgacagttcacagatacagacgtgctcaaatttgttggtacccctccagaaaaaaattataaagcacaattttctctaaaataacttgaaactgaCTAAATTAATTGGCATCCATCATTATTTATTCCATATTTTATAGAAACAGACTTTTCTTTTGATATTCAACATAATATTGCAAAtgataatacaaatgaaaaggTCATGGACTGAAATGATGGGacctaatattttgttgcacCACGTTTACAAGCGATGACTGTGAGCAAATGTTTTCTGTAGCTCTCAATGAGACTTCTGCACCTGTTAACAGGTAGTTTGGCCCACTCTGGAAATAACAAAACTTTAAATGtcgtgactggccaatcagaatcaagtattccaacAAGCTTTGTAATAAGATTGGATACATGTGTGCGGAGCCATTGAGAGAGTTGCGCTAATGGAAGTTCGAAATTATCGCTTGTCACAGGATACACGGAGCCTTCAgctagttccaggaagttatgttttctctttaaatgctttattttattatattattatatatattatcaaAACAACGACTCaatcaattcattttcattcttctTACAGTACCTGTGACATTAACTCTGAATCTCTTGTATATTGTTCCAGCTCTGCTGATCTGTACTTCATAGGGTCCAGAGTGTTTGATTctcatgtttgtgatggtgagatctccagtctgactGTCTGCGTGCAGTCTGTCTTTGAATGGACCATTATAACTGATACAGTTGTGATCAATATAAACTAAAAGATCCCTGGATTCACcttctccaaacctccacagtATCACATCAGATGTCTGTATGTCAGTGACATTAGTGTGTagtgtgacagaatctccctccatcactgacactgacttcacttcatctgcatcaacactaaacacacctgaacaacacaaacacaaacagtagTTCAGACATTAAATCTGTTAGTAcacacatctcatcatcaagTCTTATCAAATATTACTAAATAAAGAATCATGTCTTCTTCAAAAGcgataaaacataacatttgttttaatcagCTTCTGTTTTCACAACAGCTTGTTGCAATACAGAAAAGTTGCCGTGTGGAGTTCTGCATCTCTGATCAGTTAAAAAACCCTTTATCTTAAATTAAGAAAGTATATTTAACTAAGAGCCTAAATTCTGCACCGTGGATCAGGGGCAAGGTGAAGTCCCGGGCCACAAGGGGGCGACTCAACGTATGACCCCAACCTTCGCCACACGTGTTGATCCCTTGCAACCCGGAACATAAAACACTTTCTTGTCTTCCTGCTTCCTGCAAAATTATACACCACTCCATTGAAACagctcttttatttaaaaataaccgATTAAGGCAAAAAAGACTTTAGGAAATGGgcaataaataactttatatagaCATGAACTTGTATGTTTTGGTGAGAGAAGTTGCAGTATTTGTACAAAGTCCCCGTGTGTGCAAATAAACTTTgcaccaaataaaaaacactgaaaaaaacgtGGACCGAagtgaataaatcaaataaatgatccTAAACTCCCGCGCTGTTTGCAGCGTCAATCACATAATCTCTGTAGTTTAAGACACTTTGTCATGTTGagataaagtttatttttaaacggAGCTCAGCTCACCAGTTTCAGTGTCACATCAGTCGACCAATCAGAAGATCACACGCATGATAAATTCAGTGAGATTTTGTTCACAATAGCAAGTTTGCACATGGCTATAATATTAATCAAAAGATAACAGAGACCCTTGTCTTAGTCCGTCTCTGTCTAAAGTTAACAATGTAAACTACAGTATGTATTCATACACTCATTCAGTTTATAATGTGAAAGTGTTGTTcagattaaaacaaatcacttaCCGCACACGAGTAATAAAGACACAATCATGATCTTCATTTTTCTGTTGATTCCTTTGAGTACCAATTGATGAAATGAAGATTATCCGTCAAGTTTATTCACCTCTGAGGCAGATTCACAAAAACTTTACTTCCTGCTGAATGAACTACAAgtcttctctcttctcttcatTATTCGAGAGATGACGGAAGCTGGACGTCAAcgtaagaaaaaataaaagtaaaataaataaataaaaggaaacagaTATAATGTAGATCAGCTGTTAGGGGGCCACACCTTACACAACTCGTTACACTATTGCCTCGAAGTTTTATGACAGCACAGAATTTAAACTTCAAAGAGCACGTGAAAGCAGCATAACAGCACTGTTTCCGGTTTCgatgtgaaagtgaaagtattaACGTCATAAAACTCTTACCGCACACGAGTCATACAACGATGCTCTTATTGAAGCTCCTCATCCTGCTTTCGATTCCAGTCACAAATCATTTAATGGAGATATTCAGTGTAAGTTATACACAAAAATTAGGGGTGTAGCGGTTCCAACTACTGACGATTCGGTTTGGGTCATGGTTTTAGGGTCACTGTTTCGGTTCGCTTCGGTTTTTTATATGCTCAGGGActattaacaaataaacgtaCGAACAAATAATTAAGCTAGAATTAACAGaaccaataaaacaacagagcatAGCAGAACATAAagttatatactatatatatatatattaaagtttaaaaatagattaaagtcattaaataaaacataacattgcatattaaataaagacaaaataattaaagttcCCTTCGTAAGCTATTGAGATTTGACAGTGTGTGATTTCCTTGACTTTTAACAGAGAGCAGGAATGTGCTGCCGTCTCTTTAAGAGGCACGTAACAGATCCATTACACAGATACTGTACACATGCGCTGTTTTTCGTCTGTTTGGTACGTTCACTTTAGACATAACCTACTATGATTGTGAAGATACTCGACAAGAGGGGCATGTCAACTCAATATTTTTGCTTTCCTATATTTATATGTTCttatatttctctgtttttaattctgttttttaaaagaacaggTTTGTCTTTACATATTTTCACGAGAGAAAAAATTGAAGCACATTTGTCTTTTGCACTCTTATttatcaaatatgtttttatgtgtcaaaTAAAGAATTAACACAAGTTTTCCAACAAATTCCCTGCAACTGACCTTCTGGAGACATTTTTGGCCAGCGTTAGGATGTAACATGTAGATATTTTAACTAATGAGATGATGAACcgcaatatattttaatatactaGCACATGTTGTCACTATCAGACTGCTTTAAGGCTTGAGGCAGAATAATACACTGAACATGTTTTAACATAACAACgtgtgaaatgaaaacaaacacaaaacttctTGTTATATAAATTTTATCATGTAGCAGACAGGGACGTACAAAAGAGGAAAATAATAAGACAACATGatgacaaaaagaaaatgtgacaAGTCTTATAAAGTAGTCAAGACCATAACAATGAATAATGTGTGTTTATCACTGTAAATGATGgatttaagaaaacaatactCAATTGTTATTcataatattgaaatatatgaTTTTGGAAGATTCAACTACTGTTCAGTTGTGCGCACAATCAATTTCTATCTCATAATTATATATGAAAACTGTTTGTTGTCTTGCGGGATTTTCCACTGAATTCACAGTCATATTTATGAGCTAACACAAAGACCCACAAATTTCACCTGAAGTTTTATGATAATTGCATCTAGTGTTCAGTTACACAAGTCAAagctgaacacaaaacaagcatatttTTACTGTTAAATTACACAAAAGGTGTTCATCCATTATACTGATCAGGCACAAAGGTGTATCAGTAGTTAGTGCATTTATTATCCTGATTTatcttaaaggagtcatatgacgtATTATtgcttgttttagatgtaatgcagtgtatattcacagtttaaagctgtattttcctcataccgtgcatgtttgtttcttctctttgctccgcctctctcaAACGCagtaattttttacaaagctcatcgctctgaaaagcaaggtgtgttatgattggccagttaaccagtgcattgtgattggtcaaatactgcaagcgtgtgacggagatgtgacgcctcttaccatatttgtaacataagttccaaagcaattgtaccgACATGTACGCCCACCTTTATTACATATACATTCGAGCGGTCTAAGTCAAaacataccacgaactgacgtagaaaTGTGCTGAGAAGCACAGTTTGTTCTTTTGTCCGACCATGATCGAGGTAGTTATTGATGTTGGTCATGTGAAACATTCATAATTTCTCTAAAGAGCTGGGCACTGTAGGGGAAACTTAAGAGGAGCACCATGTGTGGGTTGTCTTCTCACTCCCAAACATCGATGTAGCCGTACTTCAAGAGACCCACAGCCCAGACACCAACCAAGCCACAAAGAAGACTGTCCACATCTACCGCATCATCAGCAGCATCAATGCTGCAAAGCATGGTACTGCCACATACGTAAAAATTGGCATCACCAACGTCTCAACAATGACCAACGACTCAGAGCTGTACACAATGGTAAAAATAGATGAGTATACCATCAACAACGTGTACAGACCACCGTCAAAAACCTGGCCAACTCCACCTTTGCCGCTACACCAATCGCCAACCATCTACTTCGGCACTTTCAATAGCCAGCACACCGAACGCAGCTACAAAACCAACAACCGCGATGGTGAAGAACTGTCTGACTGGGCATCGACCGCAGACCTGGACCTCCTCCACGACTCTAAATA
Coding sequences within:
- the LOC130430292 gene encoding uncharacterized protein LOC130430292 isoform X2, whose protein sequence is MKIMIVSLLLVCGVFSVDADEVKSVSVMEGDSVTLHTNVTDIQTSDVILWRFGEVAPSVVSAGDVKSVTEGDSVTLHTDVQTQRDDLILWRFGDDGVLIAKHDKEESTSSIYDDVLDGRFRDRMEVDPHTGSLIITNTKTTDTGLYRLKISSNRDTKYKTFSVSVSDRGLSSGGVVGIVFVVLLCIVVGGIVFRRINYELQKQKVKEKTVIENKSSVTLESDVTELQSDDVIEWSFRDKVIVIFSMNNKLFTDEQRLRDRLQVDDQTGSLIITNIRTEDAGLYKVKISSSSRLKSFLQFITGGGPSYYQFSVIVTDEERTEAEVLADSVSPEIDVTERETGDVRADASSTVYVRYVVTDSAGSAEDDSPTVVNPLLNEAEDRCSTSLLFHHLKQRVSMEATCFNSDILCGLSSQD
- the LOC130430292 gene encoding uncharacterized protein LOC130430292 isoform X1 translates to MKIMIVSLLLVCGVFSVDADEVKSVSVMEGDSVTLHTNVTDIQTSDVILWRFGEGESRDLLVYIDHNCISYNGPFKDRLHADSQTGDLTITNMRIKHSGPYEVQISRAGTIYKRFRVNVTVAPSVVSAGDVKSVTEGDSVTLHTDVQTQRDDLILWRFGDDGVLIAKHDKEESTSSIYDDVLDGRFRDRMEVDPHTGSLIITNTKTTDTGLYRLKISSNRDTKYKTFSVSVSDRGLSSGGVVGIVFVVLLCIVVGGIVFRRINYELQKQKVKEKTVIENKSSVTLESDVTELQSDDVIEWSFRDKVIVIFSMNNKLFTDEQRLRDRLQVDDQTGSLIITNIRTEDAGLYKVKISSSSRLKSFLQFITGGGPSYYQFSVIVTDEERTEAEVLADSVSPEIDVTERETGDVRADASSTVYVRYVVTDSAGSAEDDSPTVVNPLLNEAEDRCSTSLLFHHLKQRVSMEATCFNSDILCGLSSQD